The nucleotide window ATGGGCTGGTCCTTCCcacacagcacccagcacccctgcAGGGTCCCCAGTGGGCACCTCAGTCCCCCATGGGAAGTTCTTGTTCTCTTCCCACCACACCTGCAATTAAAGGTGATTAACTGAGGAGGGTGTAGGCAGGGATGCTCACAAGCCCTGGAGAAGTCACAgcccaaggaacaagtgacagaacaagaggaaacggcctcaagttgtgccaggggaggtttagattggatatcaggaacaatttcttcccaaaagggctgtcaggccctggcccaggctgcccagggcagggggggagtccccatccctggaggggtttcagagtcatgtagatgtggtgctgagggacatggcttaagcattggacttggtagagctgggttaatggttgatAGGGTTAGATTAtggctggactcgatgatctgaaaggtcttttccaaccagaaagattctatgtttctgtgtgCTTCTCCCATGGGAAGTCTATGTATGGACTTGGAGGAGATGAGGAGCTCAGCTGGGTTGTGTTGTGATTAAACCATGGAAACCTCTGGAGCACTTGTTTCTGGCTCAGTCCAGGTCTGCAGGGTCAAAAGGGGGTTTTCTCTGTGGTTACCACCCTTTGGGGAAGACAAGCCATGTGGTGTTGGGTAGGGTTGTGAGCACCTCCAGGTCTGGGGGCACCTAGAGTGGGGTTGGCAGCATTTTGGGTTTGCCCAGCAGATGCTCAGGGAACCTTGGGGTTGGGATGTCAGCAAACACGTGAGCTGGTGTCACTCTTAGCCTCGAGCAGGACTTGCTCTGATTTGTGTTTGCAGCATTATAAACCAAAGTGACAGTTTATACAAAGAGTCTGGAGAGAGACTGGCTGGATTTTAGGTTTTTCCCTGGCTTTTGGAAGGGTATTAAATGGAGCTGAACTCTGCTGCCATCCCTGAGTGTGACAAGACTGGGATCCACCCTTTATTTCTGCCATCCTATGGATGGCAGTAGCAAAACccacctctttttctcttctccttgttGGCATCCAGGAATTACAAGGAATGAAGGTTTCCAGTGTCCCATTTCAGAGTCCTTTGTTCTCACTCTTGGCCTTGAATGGGAATTCAGGTACCACTAGCCAGGAGGAGCCCCACTGCAGAGACAGTGTTTCAGAAAGTGTTTCTGTTCTGGCATCAGTTACAACAGGTCTCAGGTTTTAAGGTGAAAAAGAAACTTCTACAGCTGGGGAAAGAAATCCTAACAAATAAATCAGCCCTAAAGCAtgtaaaaagagaagagagggtGGATAAAGGCAAGTGAAGGATGATCTTTAAAAGCATCCTTGTAACCCAGGGAGAGGTTTGGGTGGAATCATTCAGGATTGGGATTGAGCAGGGGTGGGATTGAGCCCAGACCTGGTCCTGCCCAGTGCTTGGGGTCAGGGAGGGAGcatgggaaagggagaagagggatGTCAGGATGATtgaggagaggcagagacaCTTCAGTGTGCCCTGAATGGATGGGTGAGGCAGTCAGAAAccaagcaggagctgaggagcagggggaaggcagGTGGGGCTGCCAGGACTCGTGTGCAGGAGCATGGAGAAGGTTAAAGCACAAAGCAGGACACAACGGGAAGGGGCTTAGAGGGCAACAGGAATTAGGGCTGTAAGTCCATTAGCCTAATGAGGAAGATGGGCTGCTCCACGATGGGAACCCACGTGTTGGATGCCCTTCAGGCAATGGTGTTTGCTGGGAATTGCATCACATGGAGGAGACAACCCCACAGCTACTGGGATGCACTGGAGCATCTCAGGCTGGaccagggctgtggggagctgccAGCATAACCTCCTCCCTGAAAACCTGCTGGAATGATTCCTCAAGGCtttgggaaggagctgaggtCACATGGTGAGGAGGAGCCAGGGAAAAATGGGAGAAGAAATACTGTAAGACCCCGATGATGCTCCAAGCACCCAGGTGCAGGTTTGCATGGTTCCCTGCACTGCTTCACTCCATGCTGTGTCACCGCCACTCAAAAGGCACCAGGCAGGATCCAGGTTGGCCCAGGAGCCTTCCCAGACCACCTGGAAACCTGGTGACTTATGGACAACAGTGATGGTTCATGGTCAGAGAGGTTTCactgccagggcaggcagggatgtgccACCACCCCCCAGCAGGCAGGCCCTGGTGGCCGCATCCCGCCCAGCACTGCTTCCAGGGGGGATCATCTCCAGGCACTTGGGCTGGGACGACTTCTTGCTCTGGGCTCGAAGCAACACCTGCTCTTCATGTTTCTCTGCATCTCCACATTAAATATTCCTGCACCAACCAACAATTCTGCAGTCTTTTCCCCTCTCATTGTCTCCCCTGGCTCTGGTGATGACGAGTTTGGGATAATACTTATTCCCATCTTTCCCTCTTACCTGGATCCTGGGAGATGTTTCCTGGCTGCTGAAGCCCATTTCTATGTGGCAGCCTCTGTTGGGCAGGAATGCTGCTCCCTACAGCCACATCCCTCAAGAGGAAACCATCAGGACCAAACCTGCCACCTCCGTGGAAGATCTCTCAGCTCTCCAGATTTTATCTTGTGTTTAATTATTGCCATCTGCTGTTCCAGGCTCCAGGGCCTCCTTGCTCTGTCTGGTGCCTGTCAGTCTCCTGTTAAATCATTCCCATTGGATTTTCCTCCTGCATGGACTCCTCATCGATTTTTCTGGATGATTCTCCCATCCCCTTCTGATCCAGggcagctccttccttccccacttGCAACGCTCATTCAATTCAACATTCAGGTAAATCCTCAGTAAATCCTTCCCGTTTTCCATCATCTCTTTCATTATCTCTTATTAACATCAAGACCGTGGGGTTGCTGGTGGGTTTTTGGAGGTCTGCAGTGATTCCCAAGCTGCCATCAGGGGGGCACAGCACACACTCCAGCACATTGAGTGAAACAAAGGTGAAGAAACCACCTTATAAAGAAACTCAAGAACATGCAATGGTGCAAACCCCCAATTCCAGATGAGCTCAATCACCTGCCGACCACTTGGAGGCTGAAAAAGCAAATCCTTATGGTTAAATGAATCCTTCACAGAACTTTGTAGCCATCACCGTAGCAGCTCCTGGTCCTAAACACCATGGAGTGTTCCTGGCTCctgtgctctggcaggggaaTGAATTGGGCAGCACTGGCCAGGATGGTGTGACCACGGTGGGGACCACAAGATGACCCTGTGGTCCCCATGCTCTGAATGCAGgctccagaagcagctgcagatgtTGTTTTGGTTGAGTCCATGGTCTGCTCCCTCCTGCACATGGAGCCGTTCTGTTAGAGGGGACATCCTGAGGATGATTTGTGGACACGATGCCCATGGAGGTGTCTGACTCCGAGCTGAATCTCCcacctcttctgctgctctgtctccAGGGTGGTTCACCCCATTCTCTGCCTGTTCAGCATCTTCCTTCCAGCAAGGCTTTTATATCCAAGGAAAAGTGAGATGAGGTCAAACCCCTGAGCAGGAACGAATGCCACCATGCTGCAGGGAAGGCCTCCACCACCCAACCTGCTGCCTGTCTTACCCAAACCCTGGTGAGCTCCAAATGCCCTTGGCTGGATTTCTCCCACCAATGGCAAGGCCCAGGTCTGGCATGGGGTGGTCATagagtgtccctgcccatcaaTGCCTGCACCTGGTGTCACCACCTGTGTGTGTAGTAGGGAAAGGGGTGGCTGTTCCCAAGCCAGGTCATTCCCTTGGTTGggttcctcctgcagcttctttggCCCAAGGCTGGTGGAAAAGGTTGATAAGgatgaagaagaagaggaggaggatctCGGGTGCTTCCCACCCTAAACCACTCTCCCTCCCAGGGCCAATGCTTTGGCTCTTAGCAGACGTGTCCAGCTGTAGAACCTCAAAGGATTATAGCTCTTTGGGGCTTGGATGAGGAGGTTTGGAGCAAAGAGAAGgcaagcagggagcagggctgggccaAGAGCCCTTCCTCCCACTGCCCACTGATACAGGAGCTCCCCAGGAGGCTCCTCTAGAGATGAGCAGTGGGGCAGCACCCAAAGCAGGGTTCAGGAGACgtttgcagcagcagatgatCCTGCAAGGAGCTTGGATGCCAAAGGCAAGATCTaatcctgcaggagctggatgcTGGCCTTGGGATGGGGGTCTGTAGCAGCAcatgctggggagcagctgagtgGCAACATTTTGCTTCTCTGAACCCATCTCATGGTCACTTTGCAGCTcacccagcagccaccagccagccagcccaTCACCTTCCCCTCTTGTGCTGCCTTTGGGCATCCCAGCAGCCAAACTGTGTCACTGAGAGTCCCCAGCCCaaccccagcagctcagcacgTGCTCATGGTCCTCACCCTGTGGCACAAGAACAACGGGGCTCAGCAGCCCCGTGGGGACAGAGGTGTGGGGAGCTCTCCTGTTGGGGGGATCTTGCATGGCATGAAGAAGGTTTGAGGGCATCCCAGCCTGGAGATGGCCTCGTAGGACATTTTCTGGTCTCCTGGTGGCCTCTGTGCAAGAGGGAGCTTTTGCTGGGGCTGGATTGATCTCCAAGGGACCTGTCCAAGGGAACATAACACATCCCAGTGCCATGTCCTCCCTTCACCTCTTCCCAGTATCTTCCACCACAGCTCATTTCCAGGAGGGATTAAGGTTTATTTCTGCCCTTCCCTCCTATCTATCCCATTAGGGGCATTaaagcaggagccagcagccctGAGGACCTTTGCGTGACTCCAGGCTCCTTTCTGAGCCTCCCAGAAGCCGTCCCCGCTGAGAGGGGGAAATCCCCGCTGCCCAGGCGGCTCCGGGAACCTTCCCTGCCCCGCGCTGGGCGGGATTGGCAGCTGCGGGATCTGGAGGACGTGGCACAGGGCGGGCGGGGACAGCCTGAACCTTGCTCCTAAGGGACGCCCGCGATGGAGAAGCTGGGAAAAGCCCAACGGGGTCCAGGATTCCCGCCGGGGACAACCCCCCCAAGTACCTCAGTGCCCGCAGGGGCTTTTCTGTCCTTGCCAGCCCGAAAGCCCTGAGCCCCTTCGCAGGGTGGGGGTGCGGGTGGAGCCCCCAGCCGCTTCCTGGGCACCCTGTCCCCGGGgtccctggagatgtttggTGCGGGAAGGAGCCGGGCAGGGTCCAGCCCGGTGCTGAGGGCTCCTTCCTGTCCGGTTTTGCAGCGGTGGAGGCAGCAGGATCCGCTGGGACCGGCGGGAGGGCAGCtcagacccagccctgcagggctccCGGGCCGTTCGCGTGTGCGAAGAGGCCGCGTGTGTTTGTGTGCGGCTGGTTTTGcgcgtgcgtgtgtgtgtgttttgcgTGTGCGTGCACATGCGTGCACCTGTGTGCATCCGTGTGTCTGTGCATCTGTGCACGCCTCTACCCACGTGTGCGCACACGTGTGGTCGCATGTGCAACACGCATGACtctgtgcgtgtgtgtgtgtgtggacaTGAGTGTGCACACTCGTGTGTGCGTGTGCACCCTGACCCGCTCGCCCCCTCCCCCTGCTGGGGCGGTTGCCATGGTGACACGGTGACGCGGTGACACGGCAGCTGCTCCTCGTGTCCTGCCGCCCGGAGCTGCCGGCACAGGGACCCCCCGGGTGCTCAGGGTCAGACAAGGGGGGGAACCCCAACCTGTGGGGTGTGGTCAGACCtctgggagcaggaggtgaCAGGGCAGCAGCCCCCCCGCAGATACAGGGGTGCTCACTGCGTGCGTAGAGGGCACACGGCACGCACATGTGTGTGCCAGGGGTGCCGTGCATGCACAGACATGTGACGCTGTGCACCATGTGCACACTCTCGTGTGCCAGAGGATGCCATGCATGCACACgtgtgtgctgtgctgagccATGCATACACACACGCGTGCCAGAGGGTGCCACGATGCATTTGCATGCACACGTGTGTGCCAGAGGTTGTCACACATGCACACTCACATGCCATGAGATATCATGAACTCACACGTGTGCCAGGGGGTGCTGTGCATTCTCACACGTGTGATACAGTGCCCCGTGCAAACCCTACCATGTGCCAGAGGGTGCCATGCATGCACAAACACGAGCTACGCTGCACCATGTGTGCACATGCGTGTGCCAAGGGATGCCAAGCATGCACATACGTGTGCCACGGGGCACTGCCATTGCACATGTATGTGTACCAGAGGGCACCACACGTGCACACCCTGgggctcagctccagctgcacgTGCATCTGTACTCACACACAGCAGCCCAGCCTGAGGGTCACCTGTGTGTGTCAACACACAAACATGCACATGTATGTGCCAATGCACAAGCTTGTGCTGATGCACACGCGTGCAGACCCAGGGTGCCACTGATGGTGCACGTGAGCACACAGCTCCACGCAGGGTGCGTGGTGCCTCCTCTGTGCCTTTGCCACGGCACAGCCACTGCTCACAGGGCCACAGACCCCGCCCTTGCCACACCCCCGCTCCTCgctccgtgcctcagtttccccacccaAGAAGGGCGCAGGTTCTGCTCCACGCGGGGTGGCAGCCCCGTCACTAATCACCTCCTGGGTTAATCATTCACGTCTCCTCCTCACACGCAGCCGGGGTCACTCGTCCCGCCCAGCACGGCACCTGCGCCCAAGGACTTGGGGACCTTGGCTCGTCCTCTGCTGGAGAACGATTCCCAGAGGGACACTGGTGAGTTCAACCCCCCCACAGCAGGACAAGCTCCCACCGCCACCAGTTTGGGGGCACCAGTCCTAGTATCGCCCCCAGCACTCAGCCTGGAGGGGTGCTGGGGAGATGGTTGGGGGTCCCTGCGCCTCGTGATTGGTTCAGGGGGCTTGGGCAGGGTGAGAGCCACCCCTGTCCCTGCAAGATCCTGGgccacctcctgcctgctgctgcaagaCCTTTCTGAAAGAGACCCAAATACTTACCAGCACTGACCAACCCCCCCGGGAAGGTCCCAGCAGTGGGGAGAGCTCTAGGCCAGTTGGATCTGCCTGGTGCCAAGGATTTCCCTGGGtcaccccctcccacccaccccccgCCAGCCCAGGGGACCCCAACATCAtcactgcctgccctggctCAGCAAGAGCTACTCTCCAGGGGACACAGCGGAGTCCCCAAGTTGAGGATAATGTGCCCTTGTCCCCTGGTCCCACTGTgcctcctcagcctcccttGCTGTCCCACCTCCCAGCAGGATGCCACCTCcatgtccccatccctgctctccatccagcccttgctgctgtCACCTTCTGCTGCCCACCCAGCAGGATGAGGAGTCCCTGCTAGGACAGCCTGGCTGGGTGCAGCCCCCAAGGGTGCTGTGGGTGCCCTGCACAGGGACACAGCTTCTCCCAGCCCCGGAAAGGGCCCCTCCATactccttccttcccacccaGCCCCAGTAGCCATCGCTGACCCCGTGCTCTGCACTCCCCCCCAGGTGGGAGCCggaggggacacagcagggagCACCCGTGTCCCGTGGGGTCCCTGGCTGGCTGGGACACGCCTGGAGAGGGAAGCACCGGGGCGGGGACCCTGGGCACGGGGGAGACGCAgccccaggccaggctggagggtGCCCAGTAAGGCTGCTCGGAGTGGGGGGGTGTGCGGGCGGGACCCCCCAGGATCCCAGTTCCTCCATGATGCAGCAGAGGTCATAGCACCCGAAGGTGCTAACCCTGGGAATGGGGGACTCTGGTGGGCAAAGTGGGCTCTGCCTCggctcctgcagagcctgggggcagggtgggcagtACAGGGGGCTTAGCTGGGGGTAACGGGGTGCTGGAGCATCCTGTCTGGACCAGAGCTCAGTCCCTTTCACCCTCGGCGCTCAGCGAGGTTGACGGGGAAGGGGACGGTGTCTCTCCAGGGTTAGCATGACCGAGGTGGAACCCGTGCTGGACTTCGCATCCTCCGGCAGAACGGGCCGGCGCAACGCCCTGCCCGACATCCTGGGCTCGCCGGCCGGCGTCAGCCCCTCCGACCTGCCCCTCAAGCTGGCCGAGATGTCCCTGAGCGCAGGtgggtgttggggggggggggagatggAGGACGAGGTGGGGCGAGCAGGACCCGGGGTTGCTCACTGTCCTGGTCTCTCGGGGCAGGCAGCGCGCAGGAGATGCAGTCGCCCTCGGGGGAGATGCCCCCTCGGGAGCCCAGCAGCCCCGAGCTGAAGGACACGTCCTAACCCCGCTGCCGGGGAGGGGACACTGCTGACCAGCGGAGGGTCGAGGAGGCCGAGGAGCATCAGCTCAGCTTCCCTGGCACGGCCGGAGCCCGCTGGATTTTCCTCGGTGCTACCACGGCGAGACCTTGGTCGGGCGtcacccccccccaccccgccgTGGGGGGAGCATCGCGCGGGGAGGACCTGCCGGGACCAAGGGGAGATTCCCACCCACGCCCTGGGAGAGGACCCGAGGGGGTGGGTGGGCGGGGCGGATTTTTTTGCCTCCCCGAGggacaaaactatttttcttctggggCATTTGGCAGAGCCGAGCGCAGCGGGTGGGGCTAGGAGGGGGGGTGGTTCCCTCGGGTGTTTCTGGCTGAGTGTGGTGTCACTGTGATGTTTTCGGTACCACCTCCGGCTCCTGACCTTCCTTCCTGGGTGATCCAGGAACCTTGCTCAAGAAGAGGGATGAGGGAAGCACTGCaaaccccagcagcccccccaaAGCCCTTAAGCAAAGCCCCCCCGAGGCAGCCAGCACCTTGCTGAGGGGTCCCACTATGGATTGGAGTACCCCAGGGTGGTCCCTGCCCCAGGGATGTGGGGGTCTCAGCTCCTGAGGGCAGGAGGATGCTGGTGCTTCCAGAGGGGTGAGCAGGGTCGTGCTGGTTTGGGTATTCCCAGTCCTGTGCATCACCCCAGCCCCCCGTGCCAGGGCCACCCGTGGATGCCCGAGCCTGCTCAACCCCCTCGCCCCCCAAAGACCTGGGATCTCCCCTCCGTGTGACCCTGGGGAGAACCCAGAGAGGGGGGAGCAGCAAGGGACCGGGCGCGGCGGGTCCTGCGGCGCTTCGCGGGGGGCTGCACCCAGCTCCACCGGGGACAGTCACCTATAGCTGTCGCTGTGGGACCAGCAAACAGATCCCAGAGGTCCACTCCGGCCACCGCCCGGAAGGTGACAGCCTCTGGGAGAGCTGCTCGGGGCCACCGTGTCCCGCAGCACCCGTCCCCAGCACCCACGGGGGGCCGGGGCCACTGCCAGGCAAGGACACGGGCTGTTCGTCCCCTGGTGTGGGGACCAGCCCCGGCAGGGACACCGTGGGCACCCGTGTGCGTGGGCATGCATGTGCGTGGACACCCGTGTGCATGGCCACCTGTGTAAGTGAGCATCTCTTGAGTGTGCGTGGGCACAAGTGTGCATGGACGTCTGTGTGCGTGGGTTTCCAGGTGTATGGCCACCCGTGTGTGTGGGCACCCACGAGTGTGTGCGTGCACAGCCACCCATGTGCACGGGTGTCTGTGTGCAGGGCACACACGTGTGTGGGCACCTTTGTGCATCCGTGTGCATGGGATTTGTGTGCATGGGTGTGCTCCTGTGTGAGCGTGTGGCCACGTGCGTGGGTCCTCCTGTGGGTGGGTGTCCTTGTGTGTCTGGGACCGGGCAGCGTGTCCATGCGTGTCCATGTGTGTGGTGCACGAGTGCTTACATGCATGGGCACCCCGTGTGCAGGGTGGGGGTCTGTCAGCAGGGCTGTCCCTGTGGGTGGGTGCTCCTCTGGCCCGTGTCCATGTGCATGGGTGTCTGTGGGGACCCGCGTGCCTGGCGGGTCTCTGTGAGCCTGGGTGTCCACAAGCACAAGTGCTCCTGTGGGCAGGGGTCTGTGTGCGCTGGCACCCGTGTACGTGGGTGTCCCTGTGGGTGGGTGACCCTGTGCGTGGGCAGTCATAGGTGTCCTGCTCTCTCAGAGGGATGCTCCGAGCACgtgtggggagcagggctgtgcagatctgggacagggacacccaggaggggacaggggacagaCCCTGCCCTCTTTGTCCCTTCCAGGGCCATGCGGGGGGGAttgggggcagctctggctcGCCGGGATCTTGTCGGGGGAACATCGTCTGTCTCTGCAGTGTCCTGCGGGGTgtcccagctgggcagggggccCCCCATCCCGCGTGGTGGGGGCCTGTCCcccctggggaggggaggcCAGGGTCTCTCCCAGCGGCGGTGCCAGCGGGGTGAGGCTGAACACGAGCTCCCGGCTATTTTTGGGTGTCTGCGATGACACCTTGGGgccagggagagggagaaattGTCCCCGCGTCCCTCCCGGACCTGCTCCCTTTGACCCTGATGTCCCCAAGGTGTTGGGAAGCACTGCAGCCACAGGGTTCGGGGACACTGGGTCCCCCAGTTGGGACCCCCTGCTGCGCGGGGATGGGACAGGACGTGGCACTTCCCCAGCGAGCTGCGGGCAGGGGACACTGAATCCCACGGCCACAGGTGACCCCTGGCACGCTGGGAATGGACCAGAAGACATGTTGGCCCCAGCCTCACTGCCACCAGAGCCCGAAACGAGAGCCTGGGGGGGACACGCTGTGTGTCCCACGGGCCCACGACTGTCCTTGTCCCCAGTGTCCCCCCGACACACAGAGCATCACTAGGAGCACACGTGTGTCCCCACACAcacagggcagggaggcagggtgGGGTCACATGTATCCCAATACTCCCCTGGCTGCCTGACCTCCCCACCCTGATGCTCACTGCtccccgtgcctcagtttccccagctaAGCTTCCCTGCCCCTAGGACACTTTACCCTGAAGGACACAGTCCTTGCTGGTGTCCCCATGTCCTGCCCGTGCCCCACCCAGACCACAAGCAGCACCTGCCCCCCCTCCTTGGAGCTGCCGTGGGGTGGGAACacacctgccctgcccagctctgccctgcctcagtttccccatacCCCACCCCCTTTGGCCACCCCGTTGGGTCAGCGCAGAGACCGTCCACCACTCGTGACACAACTGACCCACTCTGCCCTTCCCTTTCTTGACCGACCTGACCCTCTGTGACCAAGGAGGGGGGGGGATCCAGACAGAGGTTGGTGGCCGGTGAGGAGCGAGGGGTGGCCGGGCTGCGGTGGCCGCTGGCAGCGCTGCCGAGGAGTATTTCTGGAGCGCCGTTGTGCTCTTTCCAATCATGTGATGAGGACATTATTTAAGGCGGCTGCGAGG belongs to Apus apus isolate bApuApu2 chromosome 21, bApuApu2.pri.cur, whole genome shotgun sequence and includes:
- the LOC127393134 gene encoding cAMP-dependent protein kinase inhibitor beta-like, whose protein sequence is MTEVEPVLDFASSGRTGRRNALPDILGSPAGVSPSDLPLKLAEMSLSAGSAQEMQSPSGEMPPREPSSPELKDTS